In the Leptospira fletcheri genome, CGGGATCAAACAGTGCGAATTTGATTCAGAACAATACCACCACCCCGAGCACTCCTAGATGGGGACTCGTAGCTCACACCTACGATACCACCTTCTACTCGAAAGGATTCTACCTGAACGGAGCTTATACCAAAATGAGCGGTCCGGCTTCCAACAATGCAATGGGATACCACGTAACCGTCGGTTATAACATTCCTGTCCTTTCCAAGTACTACATCATGCCGGTTGTCCGTTACGACTACCTACAAGGGGACTTCAACAGGGATCACCACCTCGATCCGAGCGACGTATATCGTTCCTATTGGGCGGGTGTGAATCTGTTCCTGGACAAACACTTGATGAAAGTTCAGTTGTTTTATAACAACTTTCATACTATGCTGGGAGTTAACCCGGCCACCGGAGGAGCAAGACCGCTGGACAACCAGTCGATCATTCTCCAGGCCCAGTTCAGCTTTCAAACCGGCGTAATGACCAACGAAAAGTATTACGCAGCTCAGGAGGGAAGCTACAGATCTAACTAAGATCTGAGCGAATCAGGAAAAAATGATGAAATCGATTTTTTTAAAAACCTTAATCCTCGCTCTTGCCATCGGATTATCCGCCTGCGCTAAGCACGGAAAAACGAACGAGACCGATAACAGCGGGATCTTGGCGGCGATTTTGGCGGCTCCTTCCGGAGACAACACGAAATCCGTCCTGAAAATCACGCAAGTGGACGCGACTTCTTGGAGCGGGATCTGCTACGATACGTTCAGCTTACTGAACAGTGGCAACGCCGGGAGCGTTCCAGTTTCCGGAACGGACTTTTACAACGCGACCCTAGGTGCGTTGCAAAGTGCTCCTCCATTGGTAAGAGAAGCAGTTTCCAAATCCACTTGCAGTTCGCTGGGATTCTCCGGCGGGGTTCTGCAACGCGGAACCGGAAACAACTTCAACTACAAACTGTACGAATGCAACCCTGACGTGGGTGTATGTACTTTCGCCGCCATCCAAGCGGCCGGTTTCTAAAAAGCCATTTTTAGAGTTACCACTGCGGCGGAGGAAACTCCGCTTTTTTTTGTCCGGTCCTCGCTCAAGGCGAGGCCGGACTTTCTTATTTCATCCGGGTCCGATTCGGGCCTATTCCCCCGAGCACCTTTTCCGGTTTCCTTCCGATCGGAATGAATCTCGCGTATACGACCGGAATCACGATCAGAGTGAGGAGACTCGCACTGATGAGACCGCCGATTACAACGGTAGCTAAGGGACGCTGGACTTCCGCGCCGGGAGAAGTGGACAAAGCCATCGGCAAAAATCCGATCGAGGCCAAAAGCGCGGTAGTGATCACGGGCCGGATTCTATGCTCCGCTGCTCTTCGGATCGCTTCTCCGGCATCCACACCTTTCGTCTCCTCTTCCCGAGCAAACGTTACCAGAACCAATCCGTTCAGGATCGCGATTCCGAAAAGCGCGATAAACCCGATTCCCGCCGGAATGCTGAAAGGCATGCCGCGGAGAAGAAGAGAAAATACGCCTCCCGTAACCGCAAAAGGCACGTTTAAGAATATCAAAAGAGCCGGAGAAAATTCCCGGAAAGCTAGATACAAAAACAAGAAAATAACGATCAGCGTTATCGGAACCACCACCATCAGAGTGGACCTCGCGGAATTGTATTTCTTGAATTCCCCGCCCATCTCGTATCTATACCCGGGAGGAAAAACGATCTTCGAACGTATCCTTTCGTCCACTCTCTGGACGGTGCTCACCATGTCGCTCCCGCGAATGTTGAATTGAACGATCGCGAGTCTGTACTGGTTTTCGTGGTTGATCTGGACGGGACCGTCTTCCAGGGAAACATCGGCGAGTTCTCCGAACGGGACGATCTTTCCCTTCGTACCGACCGGAAGCGCCTTCAAGCTACCCAAATCGTTTTCCAATTTCCATTCCGAAACCACCGCGATCTCGAATCTCTTTTGTCCTTCGAAGAGAACTCCCACTTGGTGTCCGGCGGAAAGGGACTCCGCGATTTGATTCACGTCGTTGATCGAATATCCGTAACGCGCCATCGCTTCCCTCCTAGGCCTAACCCGAAGGTATTCCAAACCTGACAGTTGCTCGATCCTGAGGTCCGCGACTCCTTCCACACCTTTCGCTAAGGAAGCGATCTTTTCGGCCAAACCTTTTAAGGTAGCGAGGTCTTCTCCGAAGATCTTGATTCCGACGTCGGCTCGGATCCCGGCGATCATCTCGTTCGTTCTCATCTGTATCGGTTGGGAAATTCCGAAGGCCACCTCCGGAACCGCATCCGAGACAATCTTGGAAATCTCTTCCTCGAATTCCGCCTTGGTAAAGCGCCATTCCTTCCGAGGTTTCAGTTCCAAAAATACGTCTGTTTTGTCCAAACCCATGGGTTCGTTGGCGAGTTCCGGAGATCCCGTTTTGGAAACGATGCTTACGATCTCAGGAAATTTGGCCATCAACGCCTTTTCGATCTTCGTGGAAGTGTCCAAAGACTGTTGCAGCGAACTGGAAGGCAACCGAGTGATCTCCAAAAGAACGGAACCTTCGTCCATCGTGGGAATAAATTCCGCGCCCATAAAGGCAAAGCCTACGATCGCGAGCCCGAATCCCGCGAGCGCCATCCATACCACGCGTCTGGACCGGGACATCGCCTTGTCCAAAAAAGGCTTATATTCCCGATTGATCTTCTTGAAGAAGGCGGTCTCTTCCTCCTGATCCACCTTAGGATCCAGAAAGTAAGAGGCTAACACAGGAATGATCGTCAAGGTGAGAAAGAAGGCGCCCAAAAGCGCGAACAACACCGTAAGGGCCATAGGAACGAACATCTTTCCTTCGGTTCCGGATAACGTAAGGATGGGAAGATAGACCACTCCGATAATGATTTCCCCGAAGATCGTCGCTTTGCGGACTTCTACCGTGGCGCTCAAAATGGTTTCCCTTCTCTCCTCGAACGTTAAGCGACGACCCTTTTCCCTGGCCAGTTCCAGAAGTCGGCGGAAGGAATTTTCGACCAGAATCACTGCCCCGTCCACGATGAGCCCGAAATCGATGGCTCCCATGGACATCAAGTTCGCGGGAAGATCCCGGAAACGCATGACCGTGATCGCGAAAAGCATGGCTAAAGGAATCGTGACCGCGATCACAAGTCCGGACCGAATGTCTCCTATCATGAGAAATAGAACGAGGATGACGAGAACGGCGCCTTCCCCCAAATTCCAAAGGACGGTACTGATCGTATTCTTTACCATGACCGAACGGTCGTAAAACGGTTCGATTTCCATCCCGGCGGGAAGGGTCGTTTTGATCTCTTCTATCTTTTTCTTTACCGCATCCGTAACCTGTAGAGAATTCTCGTTCACCAGCATGAGGGTCATGGCCCCCACCACTTCTCCTTGGCCGTCCGACGTAGCCCCTCCTTTACGGAGACGGAACCCTTCCTCCACTTTTGCAACGGCGGACAAATAGATCGGGAATCCGTCGGGGGTTTTACCTATGGAAATTTTATAGAAGTCCTCCGGCTTTTTCAACAGACCTTCCGTACCGATGACGAGGTGCTCCTTGTTCCTCTCCACATACCCGCCCCCGGTCGCGGTATTATTGGCCAAGACCGCTTCGGCTACGTCCCGAATTCCTAAGCCGAGCGCCGCAACTTTGGATATGTCCACGACCACCCTGTACTGCTTTACCTTTCCGCCGAAGGTATTCACCTCCACTACTCCGTGGACTGTCTTCAAGACCGGATTCACGAACCAGTTTAGATAGGTAGTGAGTTCCGTTAGAGAATGGGTTTTACTCTTGAGTACGAATTGGTACACTTCTCCCAATCCTGTGGAGATCGGACCGATCTGAGGAGAACCGTAGTTGCGAGGAATTTGGTTGGAGACCTCTACCAATTTTTCGCTGACCAATTGTCGGCTCAAATACAGGTCGGCACCTTCCTCGAATACGATCGTAATGATCGAGAATCCGTATCTGGAAACGGAACGGACTTCCTGCAACTTCGGTATTCCGGAAACTGCCCTCTCGATCGGATACGTCACATATTGCTCGATTTCCAACGTAGACAAAGCAGGAGCCGACGTAATCACTTGGACTTGGACATTCGTGATGTCCGGTACCGCGTCTATCTTCAGTTTTCTCGCGGAGTCCAATCCCGCCAGTATGAGGAGCGCAGAAAAAACCAGGACGCTCAATCGATTGTGAAGACTCCAACGGACGATGGCTGTCAAAAATTCCATCAGCCCTCCTCCCCGAACGAGGATTTGAGCAGCAAGGATTTGAGCTCGAAAACGCCTTGAGTAACGACCTCGTCTCCCGCATCTAACCCCTCCAAAATCTCGACGTTTCCGTCCTCAGATCCGGCAACCCTTACTCGTCTGGCGGAGAACATCCTGATGTCCGTCCGGACAAATACCATATCCTCATCATTTTTTTTGAATATACTAGACTCCGGAACGAGTATCCCCATCCCCGTTTCCGTTACGACCTTGGCAGTCCCGAACAGACCAATCTTGGCCTTACGACCCTTATTCCGGAATACCAGACGAGCGTGGACGGTGCGGGATGCCAGATCCACCTGTTCGCCGATATGTTCCAGATTCCCGTCAAAAACCAGATCCGGATAGGAATTCAGGATAATGTCGGCCTTATCGCCTTCGCTGACCTTTCCAAGATCCGCTTCGAAAATCTTGGCCATAAACCATAGCTCGGAAATGTTCCCCACAGTGGCGAGATTCTGCGTAGCCGGAACGAGCGCGCCCGGCAAGGCGTTCCGATTCAGTACGATTCCGGAAATCGGAGAATAGATATGATATTTTCCGCTGGTTTCATCGCTCGGCTCCAGTCCATTGGCCCTTAGATTTTCCTCGGACGCCTTTAATTCCGCGGCGATCACTTTCAAATTCGCTTCCGAATCGATCTCCTCCTGCTTGGCGGCCAATTTCATCGAAACCAAATTGCGGACGCGCTCGGTATTTTGGGAGGCAGCGGAATATCTCGTTCTCGCGGAATTGTAGGCGGATCTTAGTTTCGCAAGATCCGGGGAATCCAAAATCGCCAGAAGTTGCCCCTTGGAAACCTGCGAGCCTTCCACGAATTTTACCGTAGTGATCCGGCCAGGCACTCTCGCCGGGACCTCGATAATCCGATCGGGCACCGCGGCGACCTCGCCGATTAGGGAAATCGTCCTTCTAAAGCGGCTTTTTTCCACCCTTTTCACCGCAATATGAAACAATTCGGATTGTTCCTTATCTAGGGAAACGGAATCCGATTCCTCGGATCCTTGGGAAGAGGACAATTTCATTCCGCTTTTATGATTTATAAATCTCTTATATGCAAAAAGAGCCGTAAGGCTGACGGTCAGAAAGACCAACGTATAGAATACGATTTTTTTCATCATTTTACTTCCTCGAGAAATTCCTCGAAAGACAATCCGATGGCGCGAACCAACTCCACCTGTGCGAGAGAGTATTCGGTCCGGGAAAGAATAAAATTCAATTTTGCTCCCGTGAGAATCCTCTGGGAATTCAACGCGTCCACGACTTTAATTCGTCCCGTACGCAATGCATCCTTTAGTAGCAGCAAATCCTTGTCCAAGTCCCGCAAATACGTCGGGTCGTACTGTTCCATCTCCGTATGTAGGGCGAGGTAACCGGAAACCGCGTTTACGATCTCCAATCGGATGTTTCTTTCCTGCAATCTCGCGTTCTCAAAAGCCTGCTCTCTTACGGACGCTGCGCTGCGAATCTCACCTTCGTACGTTCTCCAAAGAGTCAAGGGAAGGCTTACCTGAGCCCCTACCACTTTTTCATTGAATCCGTCGTTTTGAACGAACCCGCCCAGAGTAACGTTCGGGACCCTCTGCAATTTAATCTGCTCGAGTTTTCGCGCTGCGAGCACGATCTCGTTTTCGGTCATACCAATTTCCGGACGATTCGCGAGCGCGATCTTAACGAGAGTGACCACATCCTTGGGCAATTCCTTAAGCGAAACTCCGGAAACTTCCAGTTCCAAGGAAGAATCGGGCTGCCGGTTCAATTGGATGAGCAGTTCCCCCTTTGCGGATTCCAGTTTCCGTTCCGCTTGCTTGAGAATTTTCCAAAGCCGTAATTCTTCCGCCCTGGCCACATCCACGTCCATTGCAGGCGCAACTCCTTCCTGGGCCCGAGCGTGGGAGAGTTCCTTCAATTCCTTTGCGAGCTCATACAGCTGCAGAGTGCTTTCATACTCTCTCTTGAACCCTGCATATTTCAAGACTCCGGAAATCGTGCGGGAAAGCATATTCCGACGCACAGCTTCCAATCTTCCCGCTTGGACTTTGTATTCCTCTTCGGCCACTTCTCTGGCCTTTTCCCTCTTGCCCCCCACATAAACTTCCTGGGTGACTAGGATCTGATGGTTCATGGCCACGGGGGCGGGACCGGTTCCCAAAGGCCCTCCTTCGGAGACGGTTCCTTTCCGATGCGCGAGGTAGGCGCTCGCCACCGGGTTGGAAGGGAAGAGGTAGGAAGCGACCTGTTTTTTCCCCGAAATCTCCTTTAGTTTTAGCTGTTCCGTTCTGTATTCCGGACTTGCTTCCAAAACGCATACTGTGATGCGTTTTAAATCCAAAGGCCCCGAACAGGAAGGAGTCTGTGATCCATCCAAGGATTGAGAATAGACGACCCCTCCCGTGACTACGTAAAGAAGCCATATTGAAAATATGCGCATAGGTTGACCTCCTAGAGGGAGGATTCTTCCATCTCCCTCGGTTCGCGGGTATTAAGCGAAGGAGGAGTTTCGAGGGGGGCGAAAGAGTCGTATGGGCAATTCGTATGCGAGAACGACCGGCATAGGCGAAGTATAGAATAGTACGGAAAGCCTGCTATAGACCCGGGCGACGTATAGATCCCAGGAAACGAAAAGGGTCAGATTACAGGGGCAGTCGATGCAGACGTGATCGGAATCCTCGGAATGACCGGGAATATGAGTCGCGTAAGGACAATGCTCCTCCGCTATCCCTAAAGCTCCGCATACGGCTTCATTATCGACGATCTTCTGATAGCCGAAATTGGCGATGAACAGGATGACAAACGCCTTTAAGAAGAGCTTTAAGAACCAACGATCCAGCATGAGGTGCTTCTTTTCGTCACTATGATTCTTAGATCGTAGAGGAGCAAGAATTCAACCAAATTCCGGATGGATTTCTTTCTTTAGGAGAATCTGATTGAGATTCCCGCTGAAATCCGATCTCAAAAGTTCTTCGACCGGGAAAAATTTTCTATGCAGAACGGAAAATCCATCGGAAACTTCATCCGGGAGAACAGGGGTTAGATTCCAACCCGTAAACCTGACAATCTGCTCTCCGCCGGGTTTTTCTTCCAAAGATCCCGTCTCGTTTTATATTGGCCGTAAAACCGATGAGGTCCGTTTTTCTCATATTTCTGGTAGTTTTCCTGTGCAACGGATGTTACGGCGTCGACATGCCTCCCAAAGTAGAATATGGGGTCCTGGACTTAAGAGGCTGGGATGCGGACAAGAATCCGATCGTTTCCTTGGAAGGAGATTGGGAATTTTTCGACGGACTTTCCTCTTCCGGTCTTCTCCAGACCGAACCCGCCTACCTTAAGGTACCTGGCGCTTGGAACCGATTTCGGACCTCCGCAGGGACGGAACACGGGGGAGAAGGCACCGGGACGTACCGCTTAAAGATTCTACTCGACCGGCCCAGAGGAGACTTCGCTCTCAGGATCAACGACGTTTCCACCGCGTTTCGACTCTACGAGAGTGGAACATTGCTCCGGGAAAACGGAAAGGTGGCTTCCGAAAAGGACAAGATGATTCCGTCCTACAAGCATCCGATCGTATTATTGCCGGAAGCAAAATCGGAGCTGAAATTAGAAATAGAAATATCAAATTTCTATCATATAACGGGAGGATTGAGAAAATCGATCCAATTCGGTCCTGCGATTTCGATATTCGAAGCCAAGGAAACCGAATCCTCCCTAGGGTGGCTCGTCTTCGGAGCTACGTTTTTAATGGGCTTGTACCACCTGATCCTATACGTAATGCGAAGGATCGATCGATCGGCTCTTTGGTTCGGATGGTTTTGTGTGGATGTAAGCGTCCGGACTTTCTTTACAGGTTCGGTCTGGATCTACGAGGTCCTCCCCGACGAATATTGGATTTATATCCACAAAGCGGATATTCTGACGTTCGTCATCTCCGTTCCTTTGTTTTCCTTATTCTTAAATAGCGTCTTTCCCAAGGAGTTTCACGTTTATGCGTTAAGAGGCATCCTAGGAATTTCCGCTTTCTTTTCGGGGATCGTATGCGTTCTTCCCGCTTCGAAATACATGTGGTGGATCCAATTTTTCCAAGGCTTCGTGGGACTATTCATGATGTACCTACTTTTCGTCATGGTCCTTACCTTGGTCCGCAAACGGGAAGGTTCCCTTCTCTTTTTGGCAGGGGGAAGCGTCCTCTTCTTGGCCACATTGAACGATATCCTGAACCAAGCCTTATGGATCAAAACGGGATATCTTGCCAATTGGGGCCTACTCGCCTTCCTATTTTCTCAGACCACCATGCTTTCCATCCGTTTTTCCAATGCATTCGTCCGGTTGGAGGAGCTGCAAAAATCGCTGGAAACAAAGGTCGCAGAGCGCACCCAGGAATTGAAAAGTGCCAAACGGATAGCGGAAGAAGCCAACGCGCTCAAGGATACGTTCATTTCTTTGGTAAGTCACGATCTAAGAGCGCCTTTGGCGAACATCATCGGAGTTCTACAGCTGATCCGAAGCGATTATGACAGTCTGGACGATTCCTCCATTTTGGAATGGATCGAAAGACTGGAACGCACTTCCACGCAATCCTTGGAAATGATCTCCACTCTTCTGGATCTGAACCGTCTGCGTTCCGGATCCTTTCGCATGGATAACACGGTCTTCCATCTGCATTTCGAAGTCGAAGACGTGTTGAGTCGGTTCTGGAGCCAGGCCAAATTCAAGAACGTTTCGATCCTGAACAGGATCCCGAAAGAAGCGACAATAGAGATGGATCGCAGCTTGCTTGCCGCGATCTTTACGAACCTAGTCTCCAACTCGATCAAATTCTGTCGGGAAGGCGATACAGTGGAGATCGACTTCGACAGAAAGTCGGACAACGCGGAATTTTCCGTAAAGGACTCAGGCGTAGGGATCCCAGAGGAAATGATTCCTCACTTGTTTTCCACGGACGTAAAATCCACAAGATACGGAACCAAAAACGAAGTCGGGACCGGGCTTGGACTGCCGCTGGTGTACAGTATCATCCAGGCCTATCACGGAAAGATTTCCGTACGATCCGATCTGCAAAAGGGAACCACCTTCACGTTTTCGATTCCGCAAAAAAAGGAAATTACGGTTTAAGAGATCGAGCCCAACTGAAAAGAAATGATCGGATCTTCGAGGAAAGACTCGATCGGAAATCAGGAAATCGTATTCTGTTCTTATGAACTTACTTTTGCCGATCGTATTCGCCCTACTTTCCGGAATCGCCATGTCCATGCAGCCTGGAATCAACTCCCTATTGGGGAAAAGCCTGGAAAGCTCTTGGTTAGCGTCCGCGCTTTCATTTCTCATAGGTACCCTTGCCTTATTTCTTTTCGTATTGTTTTTGGGGGAAGGAAGGTCCGCCGGTTTTCTATACAAGACGGCGATGAGTAATCCTTGGTGGATCTGGGTCGGAGGACTTTTGGGAGCGCTCATCGTAACCTCCGCTATCGTATTCGCACCCAAACTAGGCGCGACCGGATGGCTGGCGCTCTTTCTGGTCGGCCAAGTAAGCACGGCTCTCATTCTGGAAAAATACGGGATCCTGGGATTTCCGGAAAAACCGATCTCACTCCTGAAGATCGTCGGCTTGTGTCTTTTGGTTCTCGGAGTTTGGTTGGTTAAAAAGGAAGGTTAGAACGTTCGAGCGTTCCCCGCACGATTCCTCTAACCGCGAAAATCGCAGCAAACAAGCGCGATATCGTCTTCCGAAAGACGCCCGGCCTGGAATTCTCCTAAGTCTTTCATTAGAATTTCCGAAAATTCCTCCGGGGAAAGATTCGCTTTTTTTAATAGAAGTTCGGACAATCTCCCTTCCCCATACTGCTGTCCGATCTTGTTTTTGGCCTCTACAAGACCGTCGGTATAGATCAGGAGACGATCTCCCCGGTCCATGACGATCGAATCCGTTTTGTAACTCCAAGTCGGCTCGATTCCTAGAAAAAAAGTGTTCTCCGTAAACAGTTCCCGGATCCGATTCTCTCTTTTGTTCAGAAAAAGTGCGGGAGGATGTCCTGCGCTGGAAAACAGGAGTTCCCCTTTCGGATGAATGATACAATAAAATGCGGTTACGAACATCCCTTGGTTCTCCAGCATCCCGGATAACGATCGATTGACGATCTTCAGAAGTTGAGAAGGATCGGATTGTTCCCGGTAATGGTTCCGGAAAGCCGCCTTCGTCATCATGGTGACTAGGGCTGCAGAAATCCCGTGGCCGGAGACATCCGCGATAAAGAGCCCGGTTTTTCCTTCTCCCAAATCCACCACGTCGTAAAAATCCCCGCCGACCGTATCCAAGGAAACGTATCTTGCGGAAAGAGAGAGATTGCCGGATTCGAATTTTCTCAGATCCGGAAGGGTGTCTCTTTGCAGCCTGCGCGCTAAAGTCGAATCGATGGCCTGAATGGTGTGCAGACGTTTTAATGCTCTTTTATTCTGTTTGGTTTGCACGAGACTTCTGGTCAGTTGAGCCCCCATCTTTTTCACGCTATCGGAAGCACGAATAAGCCAGAAATGAAGAAAGAAACAGGTTGTGAGAAAGACCGTAAGAAAAACGGAATGTTCTTCCAAATACCACCTTCTCCAAACGTACGAAGGCAACAGAAAAGAGGAGAAATAGGTCGCATACCAAAGGGTCAGATACCTGCTTTTAGCCAGACCTAATACCGGCAACTCCACACCTACTACGAAAACGATCAGGACCGGAAGATAATCGGGGGAAAGGAATGTAAAATAACCGTAAAATATGGGAAGAGGAAGAGAAAGCAGAAGCGCACGGTTGGCCCAAAGGGTGGCCGTCCAGCGACCAGTCACCATTTTATAGTTGGAGTAAAGTGCGACAGAAATCGTATAAAGAAAATTGAATCCTACAAGAAGAGGGTGAGGGATTTCCGCGGAGGGCACGAAGAACCTGAGAATCGACCAGAAAAAAAGAACACCGAAGGCGCCCTGAAACAGGGAAACGGTCATCTCGCTCCGGAGTGTCTTTTTGAATTGGTCTAAAAATGTAGGCATATTCTAGACAAAGGAAAACCGGCGAAAAAAAGGGTCTAAATTGTTACCCTATCACCGACCGGGTCAATCGAAAAAAATAGACCTAAAAATCCCGGACCAATTCAAAAAGGCGATTTACCTGCGCGAGGCTGAAAATAATTCCATTCTTTCTTTTAGAGATGGCGGATTTCGGCCGGAGGATTGCGCCAATTATTGTGCAAACCGTCGGAATAGTGAAGAGGCGCCTCCGCCAACTCCAGAGGATCGATATTGTCCAGAGTGGAAAGCCAGACGGCAACATAATGGCCGCCGATCTCCGGAACAAATCCCTTAGTAAACGTCCTCACGCCGCAGTTCTTGCAGAAATGGTGGTGGTTGCTCTTCGTGTTAAAAACGTAGTCCCCCAAGGATTCCTCCCCTTTTAACAACCGAAGCGCCTCGGGTTGCAGAAGAATAGACCAGTTCCGGGTCTTTCTACAAAAAGAACAATTGCATCTGCCGGTTCCTTTGCTTAAGTCGATATCGGCCTCATATTGAACCTCGCCGCAATGACAACTTCCCGTATAAGTTTTGAGAGACATGAGTTTCCTTCCTCCAAATGGATATTTATCCATTGTAATGAAGAATAGATGACAAGAAATGTCATATTTAGTCGAATTTCGCTTTCCGAGCGCTCCGATTCTTCGTAAAAGAAGTCATGGTGCGATCGCTTTCCTTTTCAAAACACGAGCTTTTCCTTCCCGGAATTTTATCCTTTCTTTACTTCGCTATCCAGTATGGGGCGAATGCGTTTCACGGTTACGGCTATTTCGTCGACGAACTTTATTATCTCTCCTGTGCCTCTCGACCGGATACAGGATACATAGATCATCCGCCTTTTTCGATCCTATTGTTGAAACTGATCATCGAACTGTTCGGAGATTCTCTCGCCGCGATCCGCCTCCTTCCTGCTGCTGCAGGAGCGGGAACGGTGTTCCTTACGGGCGCCATCGCGCGAAGATTCGGAGGAGGAAACTTTGCGGTCCTTCTCTCCATCTTTGCAGTCATAGGATCGCCCGTACTTCTCGTTCTCTTCGGGTTTTATTCCATGAACAGCTTGGAAGTACTGCTTTGGAATGGAATCGTTCTTACAGTGATCATTCTCCTTCAGGACAGAAAGCCGAAGCTATGGATCCTGGTAGGCGTTTTGGCCGGAATCGGAATGGAGAACAAACACACGTTTGCGGTTTTTGTCATCGTTCTCCTTGCCGCAATTCTTCTCACCTTACAATTCCGTCAATTTCTGAGTCCTTATCTTTGGCTCGGAGGTTTGATCGCTTTTGCGATTCTAACCCCGAACTTATTCTGGGAGATCCGTCACGATTGGGTTTCGTTGGAATTTTATCGGAATGCAACCGTACTGAAAAATTTACCGGCGTCTCCCGTTCGAGTGATCGTCGATCAAATTCTTTCCGAAAATCCAGGATCGGTTTTTCTCTGGTTAGCGGGAATTTTTTTCTTTTTCAGACAACCGAAGGAAACCGGGCTCCGAATCTTCGGTTGGATCTTTGTGATCTTACTCGGCTTTCTGATCCTGGCGAAGTCCAGTAGGCCGGACAGAATCGCCGCCGCCTATCCGGTGTTATTCGCAGGAGGGGCGTGTTTGCTTGAGAAACTTAAAGGACGCTGGATCATGCCTGCCGCTCTGACTACAGTGGTTGTTACGGGAATCGCATTTCTTCCCGCGGGTCTTCCCGTGCTTCCTCCCGGAATCCTTTCCGATTATGCCTCGGCCATCGGCGTGATTCCTCAGATCGAAAAAGGGAAAGCGGCAGCTCTTCCCCAATGGTTCGGAGACCGTTTCGATTGGGAAAAACTATACGAGTCTGTTCAGAATTCATACGATGCGCTTCCTCCCGAT is a window encoding:
- a CDS encoding efflux RND transporter permease subunit — encoded protein: MEFLTAIVRWSLHNRLSVLVFSALLILAGLDSARKLKIDAVPDITNVQVQVITSAPALSTLEIEQYVTYPIERAVSGIPKLQEVRSVSRYGFSIITIVFEEGADLYLSRQLVSEKLVEVSNQIPRNYGSPQIGPISTGLGEVYQFVLKSKTHSLTELTTYLNWFVNPVLKTVHGVVEVNTFGGKVKQYRVVVDISKVAALGLGIRDVAEAVLANNTATGGGYVERNKEHLVIGTEGLLKKPEDFYKISIGKTPDGFPIYLSAVAKVEEGFRLRKGGATSDGQGEVVGAMTLMLVNENSLQVTDAVKKKIEEIKTTLPAGMEIEPFYDRSVMVKNTISTVLWNLGEGAVLVILVLFLMIGDIRSGLVIAVTIPLAMLFAITVMRFRDLPANLMSMGAIDFGLIVDGAVILVENSFRRLLELAREKGRRLTFEERRETILSATVEVRKATIFGEIIIGVVYLPILTLSGTEGKMFVPMALTVLFALLGAFFLTLTIIPVLASYFLDPKVDQEEETAFFKKINREYKPFLDKAMSRSRRVVWMALAGFGLAIVGFAFMGAEFIPTMDEGSVLLEITRLPSSSLQQSLDTSTKIEKALMAKFPEIVSIVSKTGSPELANEPMGLDKTDVFLELKPRKEWRFTKAEFEEEISKIVSDAVPEVAFGISQPIQMRTNEMIAGIRADVGIKIFGEDLATLKGLAEKIASLAKGVEGVADLRIEQLSGLEYLRVRPRREAMARYGYSINDVNQIAESLSAGHQVGVLFEGQKRFEIAVVSEWKLENDLGSLKALPVGTKGKIVPFGELADVSLEDGPVQINHENQYRLAIVQFNIRGSDMVSTVQRVDERIRSKIVFPPGYRYEMGGEFKKYNSARSTLMVVVPITLIVIFLFLYLAFREFSPALLIFLNVPFAVTGGVFSLLLRGMPFSIPAGIGFIALFGIAILNGLVLVTFAREEETKGVDAGEAIRRAAEHRIRPVITTALLASIGFLPMALSTSPGAEVQRPLATVVIGGLISASLLTLIVIPVVYARFIPIGRKPEKVLGGIGPNRTRMK
- a CDS encoding efflux RND transporter periplasmic adaptor subunit translates to MMKKIVFYTLVFLTVSLTALFAYKRFINHKSGMKLSSSQGSEESDSVSLDKEQSELFHIAVKRVEKSRFRRTISLIGEVAAVPDRIIEVPARVPGRITTVKFVEGSQVSKGQLLAILDSPDLAKLRSAYNSARTRYSAASQNTERVRNLVSMKLAAKQEEIDSEANLKVIAAELKASEENLRANGLEPSDETSGKYHIYSPISGIVLNRNALPGALVPATQNLATVGNISELWFMAKIFEADLGKVSEGDKADIILNSYPDLVFDGNLEHIGEQVDLASRTVHARLVFRNKGRKAKIGLFGTAKVVTETGMGILVPESSIFKKNDEDMVFVRTDIRMFSARRVRVAGSEDGNVEILEGLDAGDEVVTQGVFELKSLLLKSSFGEEG
- a CDS encoding sensor histidine kinase is translated as MPPKVEYGVLDLRGWDADKNPIVSLEGDWEFFDGLSSSGLLQTEPAYLKVPGAWNRFRTSAGTEHGGEGTGTYRLKILLDRPRGDFALRINDVSTAFRLYESGTLLRENGKVASEKDKMIPSYKHPIVLLPEAKSELKLEIEISNFYHITGGLRKSIQFGPAISIFEAKETESSLGWLVFGATFLMGLYHLILYVMRRIDRSALWFGWFCVDVSVRTFFTGSVWIYEVLPDEYWIYIHKADILTFVISVPLFSLFLNSVFPKEFHVYALRGILGISAFFSGIVCVLPASKYMWWIQFFQGFVGLFMMYLLFVMVLTLVRKREGSLLFLAGGSVLFLATLNDILNQALWIKTGYLANWGLLAFLFSQTTMLSIRFSNAFVRLEELQKSLETKVAERTQELKSAKRIAEEANALKDTFISLVSHDLRAPLANIIGVLQLIRSDYDSLDDSSILEWIERLERTSTQSLEMISTLLDLNRLRSGSFRMDNTVFHLHFEVEDVLSRFWSQAKFKNVSILNRIPKEATIEMDRSLLAAIFTNLVSNSIKFCREGDTVEIDFDRKSDNAEFSVKDSGVGIPEEMIPHLFSTDVKSTRYGTKNEVGTGLGLPLVYSIIQAYHGKISVRSDLQKGTTFTFSIPQKKEITV
- a CDS encoding TolC family protein, whose product is MRIFSIWLLYVVTGGVVYSQSLDGSQTPSCSGPLDLKRITVCVLEASPEYRTEQLKLKEISGKKQVASYLFPSNPVASAYLAHRKGTVSEGGPLGTGPAPVAMNHQILVTQEVYVGGKREKAREVAEEEYKVQAGRLEAVRRNMLSRTISGVLKYAGFKREYESTLQLYELAKELKELSHARAQEGVAPAMDVDVARAEELRLWKILKQAERKLESAKGELLIQLNRQPDSSLELEVSGVSLKELPKDVVTLVKIALANRPEIGMTENEIVLAARKLEQIKLQRVPNVTLGGFVQNDGFNEKVVGAQVSLPLTLWRTYEGEIRSAASVREQAFENARLQERNIRLEIVNAVSGYLALHTEMEQYDPTYLRDLDKDLLLLKDALRTGRIKVVDALNSQRILTGAKLNFILSRTEYSLAQVELVRAIGLSFEEFLEEVK
- a CDS encoding LA_3150 family lipoprotein, whose translation is MMKSIFLKTLILALAIGLSACAKHGKTNETDNSGILAAILAAPSGDNTKSVLKITQVDATSWSGICYDTFSLLNSGNAGSVPVSGTDFYNATLGALQSAPPLVREAVSKSTCSSLGFSGGVLQRGTGNNFNYKLYECNPDVGVCTFAAIQAAGF